The DNA window TGATTATGCATAAGTAGTCATTGGGCACCCAGATATATGCCCGCCTGTGTTGATTGTActcatatatgtacacacttatatgcatatacatatacgcgTAGAAAACTAGTGGGCCACAGCAAATGCAACCGGCACGTGTGCCAGCCAgcgtattaaaaaattacaaaaagaTGGTTGAGAAGTTTTTCTGCTGAACAGATAGACATATGTCCGattctctcttttttttaaaacttaaaatattttttaaaaaagaaagaagagaatcttctttttcccaattcattttatttggATCATTATAGAACTCATGAGGTTTATATGAAGAATCATTATTAACACTGTAGTAATAGACGTTAGAATAATATCTTAAATTATCACATATGTGATTGttaagtaatattatttcataaaaaatatggttaGCCATATATAACTCCTTTTTGTTTAAagtattcatatttatttggTACTTATCTGGTAAGCAACTTTGTAAACTAAACAGATTTTTTTCTCTCCTATTTGGTTCATTTCCATCTCTTTCAGTGCTGCTATCCTCAGTTGACATTCTATTAAATTCATCTAGCTTCGTGTTTGATTTTTCAAGAACCAAAATACAGTCAtctttattttcaatttttacaTTACTTAAAATTTCATGGCATTTCGTATCCTTCTTCTCTTCTTGTATATAACGTACATTTAGCAATTTTGCATTTTGCTCTAACatttcaataattttatttttatcaaaatttttctccaaattttcaaaacaaaaaaaatcgTTTTTAAATTCCATGTTCATAAAAACTGGAGCTGAAATAAACATTGCGTCATGTAActcatttttgaaataatttaatatatcatacactacacttaatatatttatagatatattataagAGGTTAAACATCCAACACGAAGtagcttttttaaaaaggatataacataatataatggAATCATTCTGTTTTTTAttgatgtatatattatttttaaaaaacttgtaccatcataataaaaactCACCGGCATAATCAGCTCAAATAACCTCTTATAATAGTCTGTGTACATgttatcatttaattttttctccCCATCAAGTTCGTCGCTATGGTTCTGGTATTCACTATTGTCTATATTGCCATCATATCCAAGGCTATGGCACTCGCTTCCATCCATATTGCTATCATATCCGAGGCTATGACAATCGCTCCCTTTCATACTGCTATCATATTCGAGACTTTGAAACGCGCTCTTATCAATACTTCTATCGTTGCTACTTCCCTCAATGCCATCCTCATCTATCGTATGCATATCATCGTCTCCTTTTTTAGAATAATTACCAGATGAAGCATTTCCCTCCTCAATATGCTCAACACAAATTAACTCCTTCTCCTCATCATAAGTAATATCATCAAGGACtttattgtttttcttttttataattttttcactttCCTCATTCCGTAAAATTGTATCACCTATTGCATAATGTCTATCAGCTTCTTCCGTACACTGATGCTCTTCCTCATGCTTTATTTCATAGTTTTCATTTCTTTCCCTATCTTCATTTGCTTccgttttttcttttgtccTACCCTGACTGTTCACTGTAGAACAATTCCTCTCAGTCAGTAAATTTCCAATATTTAGTTCtgttaaaatatgaaaaataccTGGCAGTGCTGCCAGAGATACATACAAATTTGACGCAGAATAAAatgcataattaaaaaaatcgATTAAATAATAAGGGTTATTAGTATAaggaaatacatataatggaATAAAATGCAATAATTGCAACATCATAGTATATTTATGGTTATAGGttgttataaaataaaaccaaCAATTTGCGTATAACCTAGCATAAATcttattatctatatttatatttataaataaattattttttctttctttcatttgacattcattcttttctttccttCTCTTTTGTATAATCATGTCGTCATATTGCTCTACAACATCCGACATTGTTTCCTCATCGCTGCTGTTACTCCCATTAGTTAAGTTACCACTCCgcagaaaattataatctcCATCACTGCTATGTTTATTACTGCCAATCTTGTCATTGCTACTCTCATTGCTATCTGAGGAAGAAGAATCTGAGGACGAGTGCACAATGGTGTCATCGCTTTCGTAACTACAAAACATTTTACTCTTCTTATAACTGTTGTTTCCACTTCTGTTACTATTGTAGTTTTGTCCattttcccccttttttggattcttatattttctttttctcgtcattcttttatccttttcgtctaagaataaaaacatatcatcaattttaccctttttcataaatgcactttttttaatatgaaaacTTTGTACCTTTTTATCAGGTTTAAtggaattaattaaaatgctATAAATGAACGAACTTGTGTTGTCATTATCTACGGTTGTGTCTTCCACCTTTTGCGCTATTCTTTCTGCCTTGGGTACCCTTTTCCCTTTCCGACCAAGGATTAAGCCACTGTTATTAGAAATGGCACTACcgctactactactgctgcGGCTACTATTTGCACAGTCAATAATTCCATCACACGTGTTTCCATCTCTTGCATTTTTTCTATCCATACAAtagattttaaaaattgagaggaaaaagtaatttaagtcataataaaaacataagtaacttttacatatatgttttatagcGCTAATACTCAGATTTTGCATTTTTAGTAAATAGACAGTAATACGCCTAAATAACTTAATGGGGAaacttttttccttttgctttttttctttttcattatattctaTGCTACTAGTATGTTCTTCTGGTCTTCTTGTACTAACATCGTTATTATTTCTATCTACATTATCAACACTGCAATTTGGGATATTATCAATAACactttcatatatttttgattcCAACTGTAAACACCCAAATAACAAAGACAAgctcttttttaaaaacaattcATCATCATGACTTAACAACTGAAACAATAGACTTAGGAATTTTTCAAAGCATTCGTTTAGCCACTTATCATATTTTGTGaacaccttttttttattacgtGTTTCCAAGATGATAAAGtcctttttgaaaaatttttttaattttatgttgtCCTCATCACAGCTGTTTTGTTCACTCTGATCAGAGCTAGTACCatcattactattattactatcacTACTACCATTAGCGTCATcgtatattaattttcttttcattctCTCACTATACAGTAACACAAACAACCTTGTTAAACTATTTAAAATGCATTTCTTACTTTTTGCATTTTGCAAAACGCTAAACAGAGAACATATCTCATTTATGACTAAAGAGGTAGAAGAAAAACTACATTCATCCtgcttcattttattaaaaatgtttaattatGTGGGGgtagggaaaaaaaaaaaaaaataaataaataaatgaacacaTTCCCAGGTTAATCAAAATGgtaaattataaagaaaaattaccgcatgttttataatatgcTTCTATATATGCTTTAAAATGTTCCAAATTAGTGATTTCTctgctttttttcttttctcttttgtttttttatttttttttttttttttcgttttttctgattttttttttttttctcctcttAATTCTTCCGTTTTGTTTTAACCagataacatttttttttcttttttaaaaggcATAACGcgaaattatatttcttcaGATTActatttatgttatatagaagtatgtatataaacaatgtaaatatgcatatatgcacatatgaatatgtagatatatatatatatatatatatatattgaatgtaaaataattcacCAAAATAAGTtacatgaaaataaaaaatcgtCTTTACCatgttattcttttaaataggAATGTATTTCGTGGTTACAAAGGAAATGCACCAGgaaataagaaaatgaaaaaaaggaaaaaaatatgtaagaAGAGCAAAACAAAGTTAGCATAACGGAAAAGTCGAATATCTATACTtctgtaaaatatttaaaatgatgTTCTCATTTGaacataattatttgttttaaaaatgtactcttaaaaatttttcgcACAATATCacttgtataatttttttcttttttcttcttttcttttatcttatttcatctttcttctttcttcttcttttttttttttatttattcatttacatAACAGTTTTGTAGAACAAAGTTTAGTAATACTAAGGGAAATAAATTAGGAATGTAAAAGCAAACATGCGAAATGTAGGAGCGTAAGAAATGTTAGAAAAACGTTAAAGTAACAATTTTCTGTATTCGAATCTATCTTTtgaaatgttaaaatattttgaatagtTGCAACTGTCCTTTAACCTTTCTACTTCgttcttttttgttatatatttatgaattaaaattttttaaataatgtttttgTCTTCCAAATAGTTGtatcaagaaaaaaaaaaaaaaaaaattcagcagatttttatgattaaaatgtagttttaaaaaaaaaagagaaatgaGCACGTtacgtaaatacatatatacgtatatatacatgtatatatctatacatgtatgtacataccTTATGACAAAGAGAtgacatatattaaaagggTATAACATATAGTTTTATATGGAtcctttaaaaatacataaacacTTACATACATGcgcgtatgtatatatataatatatatgtgcatgtaaaTGGGCataattaaaagtaaattttaCAACTGTccataacaaataaataattaaccAATTAAATGAGATATCATggtaaaatacatataaaagcCGAAAACATATAACAACACACATAAACTCCAAGAAAGCTAGTGTATTAAAatgtactaaaaaaaaaaaaaatcctaaattttacgaaaaaaaataagatacaacataacaaaacaaaacgtAGCACAACTATACGTTGCATAACCGAACATAGCACAACAATACAGAAGAGCAAGCATTTAAATACAAGTAGAAACATTAaactaatttaaaattttatttttagtcaATGTATTCATTCACATTTTAGCTGTCGCCCACAAGGTAATCATATATGTGCATTAAATAAAGAGTAAAACAAAacgacaaaaaaaaacaaaaaaaaaaaaaaaaaaaaccaaaaaaaaaaaaaaaaaaaaaaaaaaaaaaaccaaaaaaaaaaccaaaaaaaaaaccaaaaaaaacaaaaaaaaaaaaaaaaaacaataagtaaaattatttttaatttattttatataaagaagatAACCTTAACAATATAacgttttttttaaaacatatgtAAATTCACATATAAGTAATACacattttgcatatatatatatatacttatatataggGGAGTATGTGCAAAAGACCCAAATTctgtaaatacatttttgaaTGTTCTTCCTACACCTTTAACAAAAACTCGTTCTCGTCACCCATTAATTTTCctgaatttaatttttttttgctcttaATATGGTCATGTGAGTGCCTCAAATCATCTAAACACACCTTGGCATCTAACTGAGCTAAGTAATCTCCAATAGTCcacataaaacaaaaagaaaaaaatattaacaagtaaactgaagaacaaaaaattagtCCTACCTTTTTATCTTGTACTATATACTGTAAGAATTTAGAAGCTTGATGAATAGTAACAATATGAGggtaatttaaaatatctaTTAACAGAAATGTTATTAACATGGTCATAATAATGTTATTCACAATTAATAGAATTATTGTAGATCTTATTGACACAGCATGTTCTTTTATTACCCCGTAGCACCCAActaaacatattataatgaTTACTATGCCATAAAATACTGACAGTACTAGTAAATTATAAGTATTCCTTTGTTTACACTCAATGAACCCAAAAACTATGACTAAGAATGAGTAAATCAACGGTACTAGGTACAAAATAAATGCTGCCACTCTCGTAGATACACATTTTAAAGAGCTCATTTTCTAAAATGAACAAACATTaaatttgtatgtatatatatgtgtgtatgggTGTTGGGGAGGTATAGGTAAATATGAGGATTTACGAATATGTATtggtgcatatatgtatgaatatgAATTAGTGCacttatttatgaatatgtatTGGCACattaatttatgaatatgtatTGGCACattaatttatgaatatgtaCTGGTGCatgtatttatgaatatgtaCTGGTGCatgtatttatgaatatgtaCTGGTGCatgtatttatgaatatttatataggggtatatatatttgtacactCATCCCTGCCCACATTCACGCATATATTTGCATTTACACTGTGTAGAATTTTAGTATTCCTATGCACGTaaggaatattttataatagcAGTTTTGTTACAATTAAGTAAATTCAAAAAGACAAAATAGGAGGTAATTCCTACTCTAGTATAAAtccatatacatatatattttcaattaacgcacaaatttattaacataataaaatttctaaAGTGCCAAGCATAAAAAGGtgcatttaaaatttatgatCACAAATTCACAGTGAAGAACTATTAAAACAATGAAGCGTTAAAACGTTAAAGATTAAAACACAAAATTCGTTAATTTGTTAGAAGCAAAAactttaaattaattttattttatcttttttttttttttttctctccagtaaaactatatta is part of the Plasmodium malariae genome assembly, chromosome: 14 genome and encodes:
- the PmUG01_14034600 gene encoding small ribosomal subunit nuclear export protein, putative, whose translation is MKQDECSFSSTSLVINEICSLFSVLQNAKSKKCILNSLTRLFVLLYSERMKRKLIYDDANGSSDSNNSNDGTSSDQSEQNSCDEDNIKLKKFFKKDFIILETRNKKKVFTKYDKWLNECFEKFLSLLFQLLSHDDELFLKKSLSLLFGCLQLESKIYESVIDNIPNCSVDNVDRNNNDVSTRRPEEHTSSIEYNEKEKKQKEKSFPIKLFRRITVYLLKMQNLSISAIKHICKSYLCFYYDLNYFFLSIFKIYCMDRKNARDGNTCDGIIDCANSSRSSSSSGSAISNNSGLILGRKGKRVPKAERIAQKVEDTTVDNDNTSSFIYSILINSIKPDKKVQSFHIKKSAFMKKGKIDDMFLFLDEKDKRMTRKRKYKNPKKGENGQNYNSNRSGNNSYKKSKMFCSYESDDTIVHSSSDSSSSDSNESSNDKIGSNKHSSDGDYNFLRSGNLTNGSNSSDEETMSDVVEQYDDMIIQKRRKEKNECQMKERKNNLFININIDNKIYARLYANCWFYFITTYNHKYTMMLQLLHFIPLYVFPYTNNPYYLIDFFNYAFYSASNLYVSLAALPGIFHILTELNIGNLLTERNCSTVNSQGRTKEKTEANEDRERNENYEIKHEEEHQCTEEADRHYAIGDTILRNEESEKIIKKKNNKVLDDITYDEEKELICVEHIEEGNASSGNYSKKGDDDMHTIDEDGIEGSSNDRSIDKSAFQSLEYDSSMKGSDCHSLGYDSNMDGSECHSLGYDGNIDNSEYQNHSDELDGEKKLNDNMYTDYYKRLFELIMPVSFYYDGTSFLKIIYTSIKNRMIPLYYVISFLKKLLRVGCLTSYNISINILSVVYDILNYFKNELHDAMFISAPVFMNMEFKNDFFCFENLEKNFDKNKIIEMLEQNAKLLNVRYIQEEKKDTKCHEILSNVKIENKDDCILVLEKSNTKLDEFNRMSTEDSSTERDGNEPNRREKNLFSLQSCLPDKYQINMNTLNKKELYMANHIFYEIILLNNHICDNLRYYSNVYYYSVNNDSSYKPHEFYNDPNKMNWEKEDSLLSFLKNILSFKKKRESDICLSVQQKNFSTIFL
- the PmUG01_14034700 gene encoding conserved Plasmodium protein, unknown function, with the translated sequence MSSLKCVSTRVAAFILYLVPLIYSFLVIVFGFIECKQRNTYNLLVLSVFYGIVIIIICLVGCYGVIKEHAVSIRSTIILLIVNNIIMTMLITFLLIDILNYPHIVTIHQASKFLQYIVQDKKVGLIFCSSVYLLIFFSFCFMWTIGDYLAQLDAKVCLDDLRHSHDHIKSKKKLNSGKLMGDENEFLLKV